CCACCCCACCCAGGTGCCACAAGCCGTCACCACACCAACGACATTACGCCGAACGGGTGATGGCCTCCATGAGCTCAGAACACCCCGATCGCCTCGTTGTGGCTTTTGGCCTCACCTTGGCTGGACCCCCTCCTCGGCGGCAACAGCGTGGGCGACATCGACGACGGCGACAGCGGGCCCACACCCACGCCGACCCCGACGGAGACCGGCGGGCCGACCGCCCCTCCGTCGTCACCGGCTCCGGACCCCACCTCCTCCGGCCCCGCCGCACCCGGCACCGGCAAGCCGACCCCGCCGGCCGACAAGCCGGACCCGGACGGCGCCCTCGCCCACACCGGGTCCGACACCCCCCTCGGCCTCATCGCAGGCATCGCCGCCGCCCTCGCAGCCGCCGGTGGCGCCCTGGTGTGGTGGACGCGCCGCCGCAGGACTGCCCGGGGGTAGTCCGTGAGGTTCTCCGCGGTCCGGAGGAGGACCGCGGAGATGAGGACACCGTCGCGGCGGGAGCTGTGAACGGACCCGCCGGACAAGGGCCGGCCCGTAACTGCGGCTACGGGCCGGCCCGAGGTGGGCCGTAGCCGACGTATTGGGCTTCCGTCGATCCGGAGCGGTTCAAAGTCCGAGGCCGGCGCGTACCGCGTCGATCTCCTCGTTCAGTGCCTCGAAGCTCTCGAAGCCCCGTTCCTGGCTGACGCGGCTCATGTCGACGCCGTACTCGGCCTGCCGCTGCCGCAGCAGCGGTTGTTCCGGCATGGAGACGGGGAAAGCGAGCGGGTCGAGGGCAGGAGTGTGGTCGAGGAGCGCGTGGACGGCGCGGCGGCCGCGTTCGCCTACGGCGAGGCAGCCGTCGAGGTCGTTGAGGTAGACCACGCCGGCTTCGAGCCCCTTGGTCCACTCGGTGAACAGGGCCGCGAGGCTCGGGGCCGCGCGTACGGCGTCCCAGGCGTCCGGGGCGGTCTCGTACCGCCAGATCTCGCCTTCGTGCTTTCCTGCCAGGACGAAGGTGTAGACGAGGAACTCGAAGTGGAAGAGCGGCAGTTGATGCCGCCAGGGGAACGGCACGCCGATCGACAGCGACAGGTTGTCGAGCGCCTCGTTCGCCTTGTCCGCGTCGGTCGGCCAGGGGAGCAGCCATCCTCCGTTCGGCAGCAGCCGGCGCTCCTGCCATCCCTGGCCGTGGAGCCAGGTGAGCTGGTCGGCGACGTGGTCCACGTCGAACACGCGGTGGACCAGCTCCGGCGGGGCCTGTGGCTCCGGTGGAACGGCGGGGTCGTCCCAGGGCAGGCCCGCGGCGGTCGCCGCCGCCCGGTAGTCCGCCGCCGCGGCACGCAGTACGGAGATGTCGTCCAGCATGGCAAGCGCTCCCTGCGTAGGAGATACCCCGAGCAGCGTAGACGGGCCGGGCCCGAGAAGAGATGTCGTCGGTTGAACTGGGCCCCGTGCGGGCACTCCTGCACCGGCATCCGCACCGCCCTCTCCCCCGCACGGGGTCGGCCTCCCCCGCACGGGGTCGGCCTTCGAGACCCGGGGCCGGGTCTCGAAGGCCGACATCACGCACAGTCCGATCAATCTCAGGCCCGATCAATCACAGGCCCGGATCAACCAGCGGCGCCCCGGGAAGAGACCCGGGCCCTGCGCCACTACAGCGACGGTTCCATGCAGAGGCTGGCGCCGCTGCCGTTCACGCGGAAGCCGAAGCTCGGGGCGTTCGCCGCGACCCACGGCTTGATCGGCAGGACGATGTACCGCTCTCCGTCGTCCACCTTGCACTTGTTGCTGAAGGAGCTGATGTCGTTGCCCTGCGGCCGCGACTCCGTGCTCGGCACGTGGCGCACGTCCGCGGTCAGGCCCGACAGGTCGACCGCCTGGTCCGTCGCCCAGAACGGGAACTCGTCGCAGGTCTTCCCGGAACCGACCACGGGCCGTGGGAGGCATGCGTTCCCCGCGAACTTCGGGTTGGTGTAGTACCAGTTGCGGTCGTAGCCGGCGTTCATCGCGGCCTGGCCGTTGATGCTGCGCGCCGGGGCGAACCACTGGGCCCGGCCCGCAGGCTGCGGCCAGCGGCCGTCACCCATGGCCTCGACGATGTGCTTGCCGGTTTCCTGCATCGGCTTGAACTTGTGGTTCCGGCCGCCCGGGACGTAGAACGCGATGTTGTCGTCGCAGGGGGCGATGCTGGAGCTGGCCTGCTTCTGGGCCGCGCACGCCTGGTCGATGTTGGCCCGCAGGTCCGCGTCGTCCCCGCTGGTCCAGGCGAAGGGCAGGTCGTACTTCTCGGTAAGGTCCTTGGTCGTCTTGATGGTTTGGGCGTAGGCCGCGAGGCTGTGGTACCACTGCCCTTCTTCCAGGCCCCAGTCGTCATAGGTGTTGAAGTCGTCGGTGTAGTCGATCGGATATTCCAGGAGGCCGCCGATGGCTATCGGACTGGCGTCGATGATGGCCCAGATCAGCCCCAGCGCGACCCCGACGACGATCGCCCCGGCGATCACCGCGATCCAGTAGATGACCGCGGCGACGACGCTCGACGTCGCGGCCGTCGCCGCCGCCGTGGCGGGCGGCGCCAGCAGCAGCGTGCAGGCGCGGCTCTCCAGGCACCAGACGACGGGCTGGATGGGGTTGCCGGGATTGTACAGCGGCTTCACCTCGCTGGTGGAGCTGCTCAGCGGGGAAAGCGCCGGTCCGCCTCCGGGCGATGCCAGGTCGTGGAGCATTTCGGTGACGTCGTCCGAGCAGTCGAACTTCTCGTCCTCGTCGGGCGGCATGTGGTCCTCGACGCAGCTGGCGTCCGCGGCGGTGTAGCAGCCGGGGAAGACCTGGGTGCTGCCCTCGGGCACCGTCACGCTGGAGCGCACGCTCTCCGCGATGTAGAAGTCGCCGCCTTGCGCGGCGCACTGCGAGCTGTCGCTGGAGGTCTGCTGCGTGACTTCCTCGGGCACCGCGGGGGCGACGGTGTCGGTGGTGAAGCCACCGCTGAAGTCCCGCCAGGGCGTGCCATCCTCCTGTATCGCGTCGACCCGCAGCGTGTACGAGGTGGCCGCTTCGAGGGGCTCGATAGTGAACTCGATGACGTCCTGCGCCGTGCACGGATTCGCCGGGTTGCCCGCGGCGTCCACGCAGTACTCCGCCATCGAGAACTCTTCGTAGAGCCGGCCGTCGAGGGAGACGCGGTAGGTGTGGTCACCGTTGGGGTCAGGCTGCCACTTGGCCAGGGCGCTGCCCTCTTCCGGCTCGAGCGTCAGCTCGGGGTCGGCGTCGGGCGGAGTCGCCGCGGTGCGGAAGGTCTTCGTGGCGGGTGTGGCCGACTTGTTGCCCGCGAGGTCGACGGCGACGACGGAGACGGTGTGTTCGCTCTCGGGGGGCAGGCCCGTCATGGTGTACGAGCGGGTGCCGACGTTGGTGCGGATCGGCGGGCCGCCGTCGACCCGGACCTCGTAGCCGGCCAGGCCGTAGTTGTCGGTGGCCGCGTTCCAGCTCGCCGTGGCCGAGTTGTGCGTGATGTTGCCGACGCTCAGCCCGGTGACGTTGCTCGGCGCGATGTTGTCGACGAACGTGAACTCGCGCAGGATCCGGGCGTACCGTCCGGGTTCGCGCTCTGCGCGGACGCAGACCAGGGTCTTGCCGAGCTGCGGCGGGCGGAACCGCGATGTCCATGACGCCGACCAGTTCGTCTCGCCCTCCGGGGGCGGGCCGAGGGTGAAGTCGGTCGTCACCATGTCGCTGCCGATCGACAGGTCGACCATGGTGGCCTGCTTGTGCAGGAAGCCGCTGAGGTCGACCTTGCCCTCTTCGTCGACCGGGATTTCCTCGTCGGAGGCCGGCAGTTCGAGCCGGATGGCGGCGTGGTTCTCGTCGTCGACCGAGTTGCCGTCCTCGCTCGGCGGCGTCATGCCCGCGCATGCGGGCGGCGGCACCCGGACCTGCTCGGCAGCGGACGCCGCCGAGGGCGGCAGACCCAGCAGCCCTACCGGGAGCGCGAGAGACAGCAGGACCGCCGTCTCTCGTAAGCGTCTCAGAAATTGAATCTTCCGCATTCATGCCCCTCTGCGAAAACTTGTTCCTACAATTGGGCACGATGCTAGAGGGGCCTGTGCGTATTGTCAGCAACACGACAATCTGCGTGGGTGATACGCGGATCGAGGCACCAACTCCGCTGCCGCTGCAGCAACTTCGGGACGTCGAGGTGTCGGGCGTCAGCACGACAGGGCGCACGAACGTCCCCAGCCGTGACAGGGTGACCCCATGCTGATCCGAAAAGGACGATGCCGCGTAGGCGTCCCAAAGCCGTCCGCGCGGCGCGGTGGCGGCCACGATGGCAGTCTTCGGTCCTGAGAGGGCGTTTGATATAGGAAGATTGCCCTGTATCTCCTAGTAAGTCCCTCGCCAGGTAAGGGTGTTCTCGTCAGTTATGCGCTTGGCGAGATTGTCGATCGAGGCGATGTGGATCATCGCCTCGAAGCTGGCCGTGAGCGTCTCGTAGTCGCGGGCGAGGCGGCGGTGCATCATGATCCAGCCGATACTCCGCTCCACTACCCAGCGTCTTTTCACGATGTGGAAGCCGCGCTTTTCTGGGTTGCGGTTGACGACTTCAACGTCGATTCCGAGGCGGGCCCCGTGCTCGACGACGGCGTTCTTGAAGCCAGTGTCGACCCAGCTTTTCGCGATGGTCGGGTAGGTCTCTTTCGCCTGGTCGAGAAGGCGTATTCCCATGGCGTTCTCGGAGAGGCCGGCGCCGGCGACTGTCACGGCGAGAATGACGCCGATCGTGTCGGTCAGGATGCCCCGCTTCCGGCCCACGATCTTCTTCGCGGCGTCCGTTCCCTGGCTGGTCACAGGCACGTTGGTCGAGGTCTTGACGCTCTGGGTGTCGATGACGGAGGCTGTCGGCTCGGGCTTACGGCCTTCCTTCACGCGGGCCAGGGCGGTGAGGTCGTAATTGAGCTGGGCGAAGATCCCCTCGTCGCGCCATGCGGCGTAGTAGAAGTAGACGGTGCCGTGGCCCGGGAAGTCATGTGGGAGGTATTTCCAGGGAATTCCGGCGCGGTTGAGATAGAGGATCGCGTTGAACACGTCACGCAGGTCGACTTTCGCCGGCTGGCCGGTGGGGCGACGTTCGAGGCGGGCATTCCGCCAGGCCGTCAACGTCGGTTCGATCAGGGCCCATCGGGCGTCCGACAAGTCGCTGGGGTACGGCTTTCGATCACTCACAGCACAGCCTGAGCATAGGCACGCCGGAAGCACTCGTTCCGCTGGCGGCTGGGAGGTTCTGCTATATCTCTACGTCAGACGGGTTTTGGAACCCAGAAGCGGATGAGACGGGCGGCAAGGCTATCGCCCGGCCGGGCGATGTTCTTCGCTCATCTGGCCATCCGCAACGAAATGGGACACTCGCATAAGGCGCGTACGGGCCTTGACCTGCATAAACGCCCTCTGAGGGGCCCACTGCGCGGGGGCTCCGGCCGTTGTCGTGCGGCGGGTCGGTCCGGGGCCGGGACGCTGGTGAGCGTGCGGTACCCGGCCGTGTCCGGCGGTTCGCCCCACGCGCCGCCCCGCGGCCTCCACCCAGGCGTACGCGGCGTACGCACCCCGGCGCACCACGTCGGCCGGCTGCCGCCCGGCTTCGGCCGGGGTGGGTGTCCCTACGCTGTCGACGCGCTTCGACACGCACCTTCCCGACCCGCGGACACCTGCCCGGTGCGGTCGCCCGAACGGACGTACCCGCACCCTCCCCCGGAAAGGCCCGCCGCGCACGGCGGGCACGGGGCCGGAAGCACCGAACGGCTGCGCGCGGGGTGGTGGCCGCGCCCGGGATCGGGTAGATACGAACGAGTAGCACCCGTCGGTAACCAAAACGGACCTTGATCCCCCTTCACGGCGAGGTGAGCCTCATGTCCGCAGCTCCCACCAACCGACCCACCGTCACCGAACGTGAGGCCCGCCAGGTGGCGGAGGCGGCCCGGGAACAGGACTGGCGCAAGCCCAGCTTCGCCAAGGAACTGTTCCTCGGCCGCTTTCGCCTCGACCTCATCCACCCCCACCCCCTGCCCCCCGACGACGACGCACAGCGCGGCGAGGAGTTCCTCACCAAGCTGCGCGACTTCTGCGAGACGAAGATCGACTCCGCCCGCATCGAGCGGGACGCGCGGATCCCGGACGACGTCATCGACGGGCTCAAGGAGCTCGGCGCCCTCGGCATGAAGATCGACACGAAGTACGGCGGCCTGGGCCTGACGCAGGTGTACTACAACAAGGCCCTCGCCCTGGTCGGCTCCGCCAGCCCGGCCGTCGGCGCGCTGCTGAGCGCCCACCAGTCGATCGGCGTGCCGCAGCCGCTGAAGATCTTCGGCACCCAGGAGCAGAAGGACACCTTCCTGCCGCGCTGCGCCCGCACGGACATCTCCGCCTTCCTGCTGACCGAACCGGACGTCGGCTCCGACCCGGCCCGGCTCGCCACCACCGCGGTCCCGGACGGCGACGACTACGTTCTCGACGGCGTGAAGCTCTGGACCACCAACGGCGTCGTGGCCGACCTGCTGGTCGTGATGGCCCGCGTGCCGAAGTCCGACGGCCACAAGGGCGGCATCACGGCGTTCGTCGTGGAGGCCGCCTCCGAGGGCATCACCGTCGAGAACCGCAACGCCTTCATGGGCCTGCGCGGCCTGGAGAACGGGGTCACCCGCTTCCACCAGGTGCGGGTGCCGGCCGCGAACCGGATCGGCCCCGAGGGCGCGGGCCTGAAGATCGCCCTGACCACCCTGAACACGGGCCGGCTGTCGCTGCCCGCGATGTGCGTCGGCGCCGGCAAGTGGTGCCTGAAGATCGCCCGGGAGTGGTCGGGCGCCCGGGAGCAGTGGGGCAAGCCCGTCGCGCTGCACGAGTCGGTCGGCTCGAAGATCGCGTTCATCGCGGCCACGACCTTCGCGCTGGAGGCCGTGGTGGACCTGTCGTCGCAGATGGCCGACGAGGACCGCAACGACATCCGCATCGAGGCCGCCCTCGCCAAGCTGTACGGCTCGGAGATGGCCTGCGTGATGGCCGACGAACTGGTCCAGATCCGCGGGGGCCGCGGCTTCGAGACCGCCGAGTCGCTGCGGGCGCGCGGGGAGCGGGCGGTGCCCGCCGAGCAGATCCTGCGGGACCTGCGGATCAACCGCATCTTCGAGGGCTCGACCGAGATCATGCACCTGCTGATCGCCCGCGAGGCGGTCGACGCCCACCTGTCGGTCGCCGGTGACCTGATCGACCCCGACAAGTCCCTCCAGGACAAGGCGAGGGCGGGCGCGCAGGCCGGCGCCTTCTACGCCAAGTGGCTGCCGAAGCTGGTCGCGGGACCGGGGCAGATCCCGTCGTCGTACGGGGAGTTCAAGCACGGCGTCGACCTCTCGCCGCATCTGCGCTACGTCGAGCGCACCTCCCGCAAGCTGGCCCGGTCCACCTTCTACGCCATGTCCCGCTGGCAGGGCCGGATGGAGACCAAGCAGGGCTTCCTGGGCCGGATCGTGGACATCGGCGCGGAGCTGTTCGCGATGAGCGCGGCCTGTGTCCGCGCCGAACTCCTGCGCAGCCGGGGCGAGCACGGCCGCGAGGCCTACCAACTCGCCGACGCCTTCTGCCGCCAGGCCCGCATCCGCGTCGACGAGCTCTTCGGCCGGCTGTGGACCAACACCGACGACCTCGACCGCAAGGTGGTCAAGGGTGTGCTGACGGGCACCTACGAGTGGCTGGAACAGGGAGTCGTCGACCCCTCGGGCGACGGCCCGTGGATCGCGGACGCGACCCCCGGCCCGTCGCTGAAGGAGAACGTGCACCGGCCCATCAGGTGAGGGCCGGGCGCGTCAGCACCACGTGTCGCTCGGGTCCCGCGTCGTCCAGGAGCAGGAGTCGACCCTGGTGCCGTTGGCCTTGGTCAGCGTCGCCGTGTCGCTGGTGTTGTTCCAGACGTACCAGCCGCGGTCCTGGTACTTGTTCGACGCGGTGTCCGAGCCGACGCCGGTGCGCACCTTCAGGGTCTTGCCGGCTCCGATCTTCACGTTCGGGAAGACGTACGTGTGGTTCGCCTTGTCCTTGAGCACCCAGCCCCTCAGCGAGATCGCCGAGCCGCCGGTGTTCTTGATCTCCACCCACTCGCCGTTGAGGCTGGAGTCGGCGCCGGTGTCGGAGCCCGGACTGTCGAACCAGACGTGCCGGATGACCACACCGCCGGCCGCCTGGGCCGGAGTGCTGAGAACCGTGCCGGTGAGCGCCAGGGCGCCCGCGAGCGCGGGCAGGGTGAACGCGGTGCGTATGCGCAGGGAGAATCCCCCCGGATGTCGTCCAGTGGCCGGTGATCCCTGGCCAGGAGTGAAGCTTTATCACATGATCTTCACGTCAACTTCACGAATGATGAAACCGGGTCCATCCGGCCGGGAACGGGCGTCCGGAAGGCGCGGGCACCCGCGCGAGGGACACCCTGCGCCGGCCGGACATCCGTTGCGGCAACAATGGGGGCATGAGCGATAGCCCAGCCCCTCTCGCCGACCCGCACCTCGTCTACGACCCGGTGACGGCCGACGGCCCGAAGGACGTCGTGATCCTCGGCTCCACCGGATCGATCGGCACCCAGGCCATCGACCTCGTCCTGCGCAACCCGGACCGTTTCCGTGTCACCGGCCTGTCCGCCAACGGCGGCCGGGTCGGCCTCCTCGCCGAGCAGGCGTACCGGCTGCGGGTGCGGACCGTCGCGGTGGCCCGCGAGGACGTGGTGCCGGCGCTGCGGGAAGCGCTGACCGCGCAGTACGGCACGGGAGAGCCGCTCCCCGAGATCCTCGCCGGGCCGGACGCGGCCACCCGGCTCGCCGGCTCCGACTGCCACACCGTCCTGAACGGCATCACCGGCTCCATCGGCCTCGCCCCGACCCTCGCCGCCCTGGAGGCGGGCCGCACCCTGGCGCTCGCCAACAAGGAGTCGCTCATCGTGGGCGGCCCGCTGGTCAGGGCGATCGCCAAGCCCGGGCAGATCATCCCGGTGGACTCCGAGCACGCGGCGCTCTTCCAGGCGCTCGCCGCGGGCACCCGCGCGGACGTGCGCAAGCTGGTCGTCACCGCGTCCGGTGGCCCCTTCCGCGGCCGGACGAAGGCGGAGCTGGCGCACGTCACCGTCGAGGACGCCCTCGCCCACCCCACCTGGGCCATGGGCCCGGTGATCACGATCAACTCCGCGACCCTCGTCAACAAGGGCCTGGAAGTCATCGAGGCGCACCTGCTGTACGACATTCCCTTCGAACGCATTGAGGTGGTCGTGCATCCGCAGTCGTATGTCCACTCGATGGTCGAGTTCACGGACGGATCCACGATCGCCCAGGCGACGCCCCCCGACATGCGTGGGCCCATCGCCATCGGCCTCGGCTGGCCCGACCGTGTTCCCGACGCCGCGCCCGCTTTCGACTGGAGCACGGCGTCGACCTGGGAGTTCTTCCCCCTGGACACCGACGCCTTTCCGTCGGTCGGGCTCGCCCGGCACGTCGGAGAGCTCGCGGGAACCGCCCCGGCGGTGTTCAATGCCGCCAACGAGGAGTGCGTGGACGCGTTCCTGCGGGGCGCGCTGCCGTTCAACGGGATCATGGAGACCGTCACCCGGGTCGTCGACGAGCACGGCACCCCCGGCACGGGAACCTCGTTCACCGTGCGGGACGTCCTCGAAGCGGAGACCTGGGCCCGCGCACGGGCCCGTGAACTGACGGCCCGGACCGGGCCCACGGCACAGACAGCCACCGCGGAGGCGCGTGCATGACGACCCTGATGATGATCCTCGGCATAGTCGTCTTCGCGGTCGGCCTGCTGATCTCGATCGCGTGGCACGAGCTGGGGCATCTGTCCACGGCCAAGCTGTTCGGCATCCGTGTGCCGCAGTACATGGTCGGCTTCGGCCCGACGCTCTTCTCGCGCACCAAGGGTGAGACCGAGTACGGCATCAAGGCCATCCCGCTCGGCGGCTACATCCGCATGATCGGCATGTTCCCGCCCGGCCCCGACGGCCGGGTGGAGGCCCGGTCCACCTCGCCGTGGCGCGGCATGATCGAGGACGCCCGCTCGGCCGCCTTCGAGGAACTGCGGCCCGGCGACGAGACCCGCATGTTCTACACGCGCAAGCCGTGGAAGCGGGTCGTCGTGATGTTCGCGGGGCCGTTCATGAACCTGGTGCTGGCGGTGGCGCTGTTCCTCGTCGTCCTGATGGGCTTCGGCATCTCCCAGCAGACGACCACCGTGAGCTCCGTCTCGCAGTGCGTCATCGCGCAGAGCGAGAACCGCGACGACTGCCGCGCTTCCGACCCGGCCTCGCCCGCCGCGGCGGCCGGACTCGAGGCGGGCGACAGGATCGTGGCCTTCGACGGCGTGCGCACGGACGACTGGAACCAGCTCTCCGACCTGATCCGCGCCAACCCGGGCGAGCAGGTCCCGATCGTGGTCGAGCGCGACGGCCGGGAAGTCACCCTGCAGGCGAAGATCGCCTCCAACCAGGTCGCCAAGAAGGACTCCCGGGGCCAGATCGTCCAGGGCGAGTACGTCACCGCCGGCTTCCTCGGCTTCAGCGCCGCCACCGGCATCGTCCGGCAGGACTTCGACGACTCCCTGGTGTGGATGGGCGATCGCGTCGGGGAGGCCGTCGACTCCCTCGCCGCCCTGCCCGGCAAGATCCCTGCCCTGTGGAACGCGGCCTTCGACGGCGCCGAGCGCGAACCCGACTCCCCGATGGGCGTGGTCGGCGCGGCCCGGGTCGGCGGTGAGATCTTCACCCTCGACATCCCGCCCACCCAGCAACTGGCGATGGCCCTGATGCTGGTGGCCGGTTTCAACCTCTCCCTGTTCCTCTTCAACATGCTCCCCCTGCTCCCGCTCGACGGCGGTCACATCGCGGGCGCGCTGTGGGAGTCGCTGCGGCGGAACGTGGCGAGGCTGCTGCGCCGGCCGGACCCGGGCCCGTTCGACGTGGCCAAGCTGATGCCGGTGGCCTACGTGGTGGCCGGGATCTTCGTCTGCTTCACGATCCTGGTGCTGATCGCCGACGTGGTCAACCCGGTGAGAATCTCCTAGTCGCACGGAGTTGGCGGCGGTCCGGCAGGTTGTGCGCCGGGCCGCCTTCCATTGAGTGGGTTTACCGGGAGGGATGTGCTGCGGCACAAGGGCGTGCCGTAATCTCGGAGCCTGGGGCCCGCTGCTGACGGGACCGGATCTTGATCCACGACTTGGGGTTGCACAGCAGATGACTGCGATTTCTCTCGGCATGCCGTCCGTTCCGACCAAGCTCGCCGAGCGCCGCAAGAGCCGGCAGATCCAGGTCGGGTCGGTGCCGGTCGGCGGGGACGCGCCGGTCTCGGTCCAGTCCATGACCACGACCCGCACGTCGGACATCGGTGCGACCCTCCAGCAGATCGCCGAGCTGACGGCTTCTGGCTGCCAGATCGTCCGGGTCGCCTGCCCCACCCAGGACGACGCCGATGCCCTCGCCACCATCGCTCGCAAGTCGCAGATCCCGGTCATCGCCGACATCCACTTCCAGCCCAAGTACGTCTTCGCCGCGATCGAGGCGGGCTGCGCCGCGGTCCGTGTGAACCCCGGCAACATCAAGCAGTTCGACGACAAGGTCAAGGAGATCGCCAAGGCCGCCAAGGAGCACGGCACCCCGATCCGCATCGGCGTGAACGCGGGCTCCCTGGACCGGCGCCTGCTGCAGAAGTACGGCAAGGCGACTCCGGAGGCGCTGGTCGAGTCGGCGCTGTGGGAGGCCTCCCTCTTCGAGGAGCACGACTTCCGGGACATCAAGATCTCCGTCAAGCACAACGATCCGGTCGTGATGATCGAGGCCTACCGGCAGCTCGCCGCGCAGTGCGACTACCCGCTGCACCTGGGCGTCACCGAGGCCGGCCCCGCCTTCCAGGGCACGATCAAGTCGGCGGTCGCCTTCGGCGCGCTGCTCAGCCAGGGGATCGGCGACACCATCCGCGTCTCCCTGTCGGCCCCGCCCGTCGAGGAGGTCAAGGTCGGCATCCAGATCCTGGAGTCGCTGAACCTCCGGCAGCGCGGCCTGGAGATCGTCTCCTGCCCGTCCTGCGGCCGCGCCCAGGTCGACGTCTACAAGCTCGCCGAAGAGGTCACGGCCGGCCTCACCGGCATGGAGGTCCCGCTCCGCGTCGCCGTCATGGGCTGCGTCGTCAACGGCCCCGGCGAGGCCCGCGAGGCGGACCTCGGCGTCGCCTCCGGCAACGGCAAGGGCCAGATCTTCGTCAAGGGCGAGGTCATCAAGACCGTCCCGGAGTCCAAGATCGTCGAGACGCTCATCGAAGAGGCCATGAAGCTGGCCGAGCAGATGGAGGCGGACGGCGTGAGCTCGGGCGAGCCCTCCGTGTCCGTGGCCGGCTGAACGACGCCGCCCGCTTCTGAACGGGCGGTACCTCACGCGGGTCGGCACCGCCCAGCTTCCGCAGGTACAGTGCGGAGATCAGCAGAACCCACCGTGAGGCCCCGCCCGTGTTGACCCAGACCACCTCCCGGGTCCTCGAACCGAGCGACCTGGACGCCGCGCTCGCCGTGCTCGACCGCGAGCCGGTGGCCAACGCCTTCGTGGCCTCGCGGGTCCAGGTCGCCGGTCTCGACCCGTGGCGCCTCGGCGGCGAGATGTGGGGCTGGTACGAGGACGGCATGCTCACGTCGCTGTGCTACGCGGGCGCCAACCTCGTGCCCATCTGCGCCACCCCCCGCGCAGTCCGCGCCTTCGCCGACCGCGCCCGCCGGGCGGGCCGCCGCTGTTCCTCCGTGGTCGGCCCCGCCGAGCCGACCGCCGAACTCTGGCGGCTCCTCGAACCCCACTGGGGCCCCGCCCGCGAAGTCCGCGCCCACCAGCCGCTGATGGTCACCGACCGCATGCCCGCCGACATCGCCCCGGACCCCCACGTCCGCCGCGTCCGCAAGGACGAGATGGAGACGATCATGCCGGCGTGCGTGGCGATGTTCACCGAGGAGGTCGGCGTCTCCCCGCTGGCCGGCGACGGCGGCCTCCTCTACCAGGCCCGCGTCGCCGAACTCGTCGGCGCCGGCCGCTCCTTCGCCCGCCTCGACGAACACGGCAAGGTCGTCTTCAAGGCGGAGATCGGCG
This region of Streptomyces chromofuscus genomic DNA includes:
- a CDS encoding acyl-CoA dehydrogenase family protein, translating into MSAAPTNRPTVTEREARQVAEAAREQDWRKPSFAKELFLGRFRLDLIHPHPLPPDDDAQRGEEFLTKLRDFCETKIDSARIERDARIPDDVIDGLKELGALGMKIDTKYGGLGLTQVYYNKALALVGSASPAVGALLSAHQSIGVPQPLKIFGTQEQKDTFLPRCARTDISAFLLTEPDVGSDPARLATTAVPDGDDYVLDGVKLWTTNGVVADLLVVMARVPKSDGHKGGITAFVVEAASEGITVENRNAFMGLRGLENGVTRFHQVRVPAANRIGPEGAGLKIALTTLNTGRLSLPAMCVGAGKWCLKIAREWSGAREQWGKPVALHESVGSKIAFIAATTFALEAVVDLSSQMADEDRNDIRIEAALAKLYGSEMACVMADELVQIRGGRGFETAESLRARGERAVPAEQILRDLRINRIFEGSTEIMHLLIAREAVDAHLSVAGDLIDPDKSLQDKARAGAQAGAFYAKWLPKLVAGPGQIPSSYGEFKHGVDLSPHLRYVERTSRKLARSTFYAMSRWQGRMETKQGFLGRIVDIGAELFAMSAACVRAELLRSRGEHGREAYQLADAFCRQARIRVDELFGRLWTNTDDLDRKVVKGVLTGTYEWLEQGVVDPSGDGPWIADATPGPSLKENVHRPIR
- a CDS encoding LPXTG cell wall anchor domain-containing protein, whose translation is MASPWLDPLLGGNSVGDIDDGDSGPTPTPTPTETGGPTAPPSSPAPDPTSSGPAAPGTGKPTPPADKPDPDGALAHTGSDTPLGLIAGIAAALAAAGGALVWWTRRRRTARG
- a CDS encoding IS5 family transposase; amino-acid sequence: MSDRKPYPSDLSDARWALIEPTLTAWRNARLERRPTGQPAKVDLRDVFNAILYLNRAGIPWKYLPHDFPGHGTVYFYYAAWRDEGIFAQLNYDLTALARVKEGRKPEPTASVIDTQSVKTSTNVPVTSQGTDAAKKIVGRKRGILTDTIGVILAVTVAGAGLSENAMGIRLLDQAKETYPTIAKSWVDTGFKNAVVEHGARLGIDVEVVNRNPEKRGFHIVKRRWVVERSIGWIMMHRRLARDYETLTASFEAMIHIASIDNLAKRITDENTLTWRGTY
- the dxr gene encoding 1-deoxy-D-xylulose-5-phosphate reductoisomerase, producing the protein MSDSPAPLADPHLVYDPVTADGPKDVVILGSTGSIGTQAIDLVLRNPDRFRVTGLSANGGRVGLLAEQAYRLRVRTVAVAREDVVPALREALTAQYGTGEPLPEILAGPDAATRLAGSDCHTVLNGITGSIGLAPTLAALEAGRTLALANKESLIVGGPLVRAIAKPGQIIPVDSEHAALFQALAAGTRADVRKLVVTASGGPFRGRTKAELAHVTVEDALAHPTWAMGPVITINSATLVNKGLEVIEAHLLYDIPFERIEVVVHPQSYVHSMVEFTDGSTIAQATPPDMRGPIAIGLGWPDRVPDAAPAFDWSTASTWEFFPLDTDAFPSVGLARHVGELAGTAPAVFNAANEECVDAFLRGALPFNGIMETVTRVVDEHGTPGTGTSFTVRDVLEAETWARARARELTARTGPTAQTATAEARA
- a CDS encoding lamin tail domain-containing protein; its protein translation is MRIRTAFTLPALAGALALTGTVLSTPAQAAGGVVIRHVWFDSPGSDTGADSSLNGEWVEIKNTGGSAISLRGWVLKDKANHTYVFPNVKIGAGKTLKVRTGVGSDTASNKYQDRGWYVWNNTSDTATLTKANGTRVDSCSWTTRDPSDTWC
- a CDS encoding fibronectin type III domain-containing protein; this encodes MRKIQFLRRLRETAVLLSLALPVGLLGLPPSAASAAEQVRVPPPACAGMTPPSEDGNSVDDENHAAIRLELPASDEEIPVDEEGKVDLSGFLHKQATMVDLSIGSDMVTTDFTLGPPPEGETNWSASWTSRFRPPQLGKTLVCVRAEREPGRYARILREFTFVDNIAPSNVTGLSVGNITHNSATASWNAATDNYGLAGYEVRVDGGPPIRTNVGTRSYTMTGLPPESEHTVSVVAVDLAGNKSATPATKTFRTAATPPDADPELTLEPEEGSALAKWQPDPNGDHTYRVSLDGRLYEEFSMAEYCVDAAGNPANPCTAQDVIEFTIEPLEAATSYTLRVDAIQEDGTPWRDFSGGFTTDTVAPAVPEEVTQQTSSDSSQCAAQGGDFYIAESVRSSVTVPEGSTQVFPGCYTAADASCVEDHMPPDEDEKFDCSDDVTEMLHDLASPGGGPALSPLSSSTSEVKPLYNPGNPIQPVVWCLESRACTLLLAPPATAAATAATSSVVAAVIYWIAVIAGAIVVGVALGLIWAIIDASPIAIGGLLEYPIDYTDDFNTYDDWGLEEGQWYHSLAAYAQTIKTTKDLTEKYDLPFAWTSGDDADLRANIDQACAAQKQASSSIAPCDDNIAFYVPGGRNHKFKPMQETGKHIVEAMGDGRWPQPAGRAQWFAPARSINGQAAMNAGYDRNWYYTNPKFAGNACLPRPVVGSGKTCDEFPFWATDQAVDLSGLTADVRHVPSTESRPQGNDISSFSNKCKVDDGERYIVLPIKPWVAANAPSFGFRVNGSGASLCMEPSL